CCACCGCGGCCGGTTGCCTGGGAAGCGCCGCCGATTACCTGCATCGCACCTGCGAAGGCCTGCAGGGGGCGGGGATCGCGGACCCGGTCTTGAGAAGGCTCAGTGGCCTGGTCCACGGCATCCTGGAAGATGCGTGAGGGCCTCGACGGGTCATTACCTCATCGAGCAGCAGTTCGAGCGCGATCCGATCGCCGCTCCGTACGCGGCTGATCGCATAGTCTCAAAGCCCGCGCACCATCTCCACGTGCGCGATCCCCGCCTCCTCGAACACCGGCCCGCGCCGCTGGAACCCAGCACGCGTGTAGAACCCTTCAGCGCTGAGCTGCGCGTGCAGCAGCACCTCGCGGTAGCCCTGCTCGCGGCCGGCCTGCATCAGCGCGTCCAGCACCTGGCGGCCGACGCGGCTGCCGCGCATCGGCGACAGCACCGCCATCCGCCCGATCTTGGCCACGCCCGGGACATGCTCCAGCAGCCGGCCCGTCGCCAGCGGCCGGCCCAGCCGGTTGTAGGCCACCGCGTGCGTGCAGCTCTCGTCGGCGGCGTCCCACTCCATCTCGGCGGGGATCTTCTGTTCCTCGACGAACACGGCCTGCCGGATGCGATGCGCGTCCTCGCCCACCGTCGCCCAGTTGCCCACCCGCGCCTCGGTCATCGCCTCGCCGCGCTCGAAGCCCAGCAGCAGGTCGCGCAGCGCCTGCGGCACCGCCTTGGGCACGCGCA
This genomic stretch from Mitsuaria sp. 7 harbors:
- a CDS encoding YbgC/FadM family acyl-CoA thioesterase codes for the protein MSTTATDAGMSRDRFRFFERLRVRWAEIDAQQIVFNGHYLTYFDTAVGGYWRALALPYAPTMQALEGDLFVRKSTIEYLGSAHYDELLDIGVRTERVGTTSMTVSCAVFRGDECLVHGELVYVFADPAVRVPKAVPQALRDLLLGFERGEAMTEARVGNWATVGEDAHRIRQAVFVEEQKIPAEMEWDAADESCTHAVAYNRLGRPLATGRLLEHVPGVAKIGRMAVLSPMRGSRVGRQVLDALMQAGREQGYREVLLHAQLSAEGFYTRAGFQRRGPVFEEAGIAHVEMVRGL